The proteins below come from a single Psychrobacter sp. PL19 genomic window:
- a CDS encoding adenine phosphoribosyltransferase: MSATAVNAPVDIVLEASNTLNNDHPFWQIIRTVPDFPKVGIDFYDITPLLRSHINDVIDAMLAALPDGLMDDVDCLGAVEARGFVFASLLAGRLGKGMILLRKPGKLPPPVANKAYSLEYGKDMLEMQSNLPPERVLLVDDILATGGTLTTAYELCKSASHTVVGALVLLDLVALHGEFPVPIYTVLRA; this comes from the coding sequence ATGAGCGCTACCGCCGTGAATGCACCAGTTGATATCGTACTTGAAGCGTCTAATACGCTCAATAACGATCATCCGTTTTGGCAGATTATCCGCACAGTACCAGATTTTCCTAAAGTCGGTATTGATTTTTATGATATTACGCCATTACTGCGCAGTCATATTAATGACGTCATTGATGCGATGCTAGCGGCATTGCCTGATGGCTTAATGGATGACGTGGACTGCTTAGGTGCGGTTGAAGCCCGCGGATTTGTATTTGCAAGTTTGCTAGCGGGTCGATTGGGCAAAGGCATGATTTTGCTGCGTAAACCGGGTAAGCTGCCACCACCTGTGGCTAACAAAGCCTATTCACTAGAATATGGTAAAGATATGTTGGAGATGCAAAGTAACTTGCCACCTGAGCGTGTACTTTTGGTCGATGATATTTTGGCCACTGGTGGCACGCTGACCACTGCCTACGAGCTGTGTAAATCAGCATCACATACGGTAGTAGGTGCATTAGTGTTGTTAGATTTAGTGGCTTTACATGGCGAGTTCCCAGTACCCATCTATACCGTGCTAAGAGCTTAA
- a CDS encoding rubredoxin, with translation MKRYECIVCGWIYDEALGCPEEGIAPGTKWDDIPDDWTCPECGVGKIDFEMMEL, from the coding sequence ATGAAACGTTATGAATGTATTGTTTGCGGTTGGATCTATGATGAAGCGCTTGGCTGCCCCGAAGAAGGTATCGCTCCTGGCACCAAATGGGATGATATCCCTGATGACTGGACTTGCCCAGAATGCGGTGTTGGCAAGATAGACTTTGAGATGATGGAGCTATAA
- a CDS encoding alpha/beta fold hydrolase: MTNPNYPDSANLPGQIGNYPTHEWQRFGEHFWRASDLSEHLHQAMIDIGDGIELCIEAGGNPNNPPLLMVMGLGSQMIFWPDDFIKRLISAGFFVIRFDNRDIGLSSKVQIEGLPRVSQLKMMLRLQTGLSNKGQQVAYNLTDMAEDTVRLIKALNISSTHLLGASMGGMIAQIVAARYPSLVKRMALMFTTTNRAFLKPPRAKQLYTLINRPESHSERDIVRHSVWFMKTVGTPGHVNVRTVREIAKLRYQRNFHPLGSVQQLNAILSSGSISRFSKQVKAPTIVIHGSVDGLLPSSQGRVVAKTIPNAKFHLIEGMAHDIPAYYQPYLVDLIRNHLLD; encoded by the coding sequence ATGACCAACCCCAATTATCCCGATAGTGCTAACTTGCCTGGGCAGATAGGTAATTACCCTACTCACGAATGGCAACGATTTGGCGAGCATTTCTGGCGCGCCTCAGATCTGAGCGAGCACCTTCATCAGGCAATGATCGATATCGGTGACGGCATTGAGCTGTGTATCGAAGCGGGTGGTAATCCTAACAACCCGCCATTGCTAATGGTTATGGGCTTGGGCTCACAGATGATCTTTTGGCCAGACGATTTTATTAAACGTTTGATTAGTGCTGGATTTTTTGTGATTCGTTTTGATAACCGTGATATCGGTCTGTCCTCTAAAGTACAGATTGAAGGCCTGCCGCGCGTCAGCCAGCTAAAAATGATGCTGCGCCTGCAGACGGGTCTGTCTAATAAAGGCCAGCAGGTCGCTTATAATTTGACTGACATGGCTGAGGACACGGTACGGCTGATTAAAGCATTGAATATTAGTAGTACTCATCTACTGGGCGCATCGATGGGTGGTATGATCGCCCAGATTGTCGCGGCGCGATATCCTAGTTTAGTGAAGCGCATGGCCTTGATGTTTACCACCACCAATCGTGCGTTTTTAAAACCCCCTAGAGCCAAGCAGCTGTATACCTTGATCAATCGCCCTGAAAGCCATTCTGAGCGTGATATCGTGCGTCATAGTGTGTGGTTTATGAAGACAGTGGGTACGCCCGGGCATGTGAACGTACGAACGGTTCGTGAGATTGCTAAATTACGTTATCAACGTAATTTCCACCCTCTAGGCTCGGTACAGCAGCTCAATGCTATCTTATCGTCAGGCTCTATCAGCCGCTTTAGTAAGCAAGTCAAAGCGCCGACCATTGTCATTCATGGTAGTGTTGATGGTCTGCTGCCCTCTTCACAAGGACGTGTCGTCGCTAAAACCATTCCGAACGCGAAGTTTCATCTTATAGAAGGCATGGCTCATGATATTCCAGCCTATTATCAGCCTTATTTGGTTGATTTAATCCGCAATCATTTGTTAGATTAA